The Salinibaculum sp. SYNS191 genome has a window encoding:
- a CDS encoding DUF5781 family protein produces the protein MDVGVDGPGPAEPFLGARDLFETERDLTRPVRVRIVEDPDERTRVSHSDAGHRLTISQQAATSAMARELALHEYAHMHHHEAGHPSHTQSTKEAIFLALAGRSVEQRKLTHCYQIANHMKDIYADDIWLEVAPADKLVAFLESSLAAAVADRPSDPASWVRRTPAADPEITVVNAAFALALVERHGLVGEDHRIYDLAHAAAADAPEVSLSQFKRHFRTLARDPGESEYRKALVDVTRAYAGGEGPAAD, from the coding sequence ATGGACGTAGGCGTCGACGGCCCCGGGCCGGCCGAACCGTTTCTCGGTGCACGCGACCTCTTCGAGACCGAACGCGACCTCACCCGACCGGTACGGGTCCGCATCGTCGAGGACCCGGACGAACGAACACGCGTCAGCCACAGCGACGCCGGCCACCGGCTGACCATCTCCCAGCAGGCGGCCACGTCGGCGATGGCCCGCGAACTCGCCCTGCACGAGTACGCCCACATGCACCACCACGAGGCTGGCCACCCCTCCCACACGCAGTCGACGAAAGAGGCCATCTTCCTCGCGCTGGCCGGCCGCAGCGTCGAGCAGCGTAAACTCACCCACTGCTACCAGATCGCCAACCACATGAAGGACATCTACGCCGACGACATCTGGCTGGAGGTCGCCCCCGCCGACAAACTGGTCGCCTTCCTCGAATCCTCGCTCGCCGCCGCCGTCGCCGACCGGCCGAGCGACCCCGCCTCATGGGTGCGCCGGACGCCCGCCGCCGACCCCGAGATTACGGTCGTCAACGCCGCCTTCGCGCTCGCGCTGGTCGAGCGCCACGGCCTCGTCGGCGAGGACCACCGCATCTACGACCTGGCCCACGCCGCCGCCGCGGACGCCCCGGAGGTCAGCCTCTCGCAGTTCAAGCGCCACTTCCGGACGCTCGCCCGCGACCCCGGCGAGAGCGAGTACCGCAAGGCGCTGGTCGACGTCACCCGCGCCTACGCCGGCGGCGAGGGACCGGCCGCCGACTAG
- a CDS encoding energy-coupling factor transporter transmembrane component T family protein: protein MLTYEPGGTLAHRLDPRAKLAFQVAFAIAVFASTSLLWLGATAALAVGCLLAARLSPLRALRAYWPVLLVLSLGPLLGGLALGPPWFRVEPALSSLQRVARLVPLLLVSAAFVHSTPVRDTRAAIQRTVPGRFGQLLGVGVGLTFRFVPVLRADVTRIREAIRARGGGRRSFRDRVQRLGTLSVVRAFARADRLSLALRARCFAYNPTLPDLRFSAVDYLVLALSAALAVGPLLLL, encoded by the coding sequence ATGCTGACCTACGAACCGGGCGGGACGCTCGCCCACCGGCTGGACCCGCGGGCGAAACTGGCCTTCCAGGTCGCTTTCGCCATCGCCGTCTTCGCCAGCACGTCGCTGCTGTGGCTCGGAGCCACGGCCGCGCTCGCCGTGGGCTGTCTGCTGGCCGCGCGGCTCTCGCCGCTGCGGGCGCTACGGGCGTACTGGCCCGTCCTGCTCGTGCTCTCGCTCGGACCGCTGCTCGGGGGTCTGGCGCTCGGCCCGCCCTGGTTTCGGGTCGAGCCGGCGCTTTCCTCCCTGCAGCGCGTCGCCAGGCTGGTGCCGCTGTTGCTCGTCAGCGCCGCGTTCGTCCACTCGACGCCCGTCCGCGACACCCGGGCGGCCATTCAGCGGACCGTCCCCGGCCGGTTCGGGCAACTGCTGGGCGTCGGGGTCGGGCTGACCTTCCGCTTCGTGCCGGTACTGCGCGCGGACGTGACGCGGATTCGGGAGGCGATCCGGGCGCGCGGCGGGGGCCGGCGCTCGTTTCGCGACCGGGTGCAGCGCCTCGGGACGCTGTCCGTGGTCCGGGCGTTCGCGCGGGCTGACAGGCTGTCGCTTGCGCTGCGGGCGCGGTGTTTCGCGTACAACCCGACGCTGCCGGACCTGCGGTTCTCCGCGGTCGACTATCTCGTCCTCGCGCTCTCGGCGGCGCTGGCGGTCGGGCCGTTGCTCTTGCTCTAG
- a CDS encoding energy-coupling factor ABC transporter ATP-binding protein, translating to MIAVRDLVHRYDGEPAVDGVSLTIDDGEWVVLAGPNGSGKTTLVRHFNALLEPDAGEVLVDGEPAAANPVATRTTVGMVFQTPRDQFVAATVGADVAFGPENLGLDRRDIDRRVDEALAAVNMDGRADERIDALSGGEQSRVAIAGALAMEPAHLVLDEPFAGLDWPARRSVLDHLDALHDAGTGIVVVTHDVRDVLSRADRVVGLRDGRVAVDADPAKARERLADIDVRVPEC from the coding sequence ATGATAGCGGTCCGCGACCTCGTCCACCGCTACGACGGCGAGCCAGCGGTCGACGGCGTCTCGCTGACCATCGACGACGGCGAGTGGGTCGTCCTCGCGGGCCCGAACGGCAGCGGCAAGACCACGCTGGTTCGCCACTTCAACGCCCTGCTGGAACCCGACGCGGGCGAGGTACTGGTCGACGGCGAGCCAGCCGCGGCGAATCCGGTGGCGACGCGGACGACGGTCGGGATGGTGTTCCAGACGCCGCGGGACCAGTTCGTCGCCGCGACGGTCGGCGCGGACGTGGCGTTCGGGCCGGAGAACCTCGGGCTCGACCGGCGCGACATCGACCGCCGGGTCGACGAGGCGCTAGCCGCCGTCAACATGGACGGGCGGGCCGACGAGCGCATCGACGCGCTCTCCGGCGGCGAGCAGTCCCGCGTCGCCATCGCCGGCGCGCTCGCGATGGAACCCGCCCACCTCGTCCTCGACGAGCCCTTCGCGGGGCTGGACTGGCCGGCGCGGCGGTCCGTCCTCGACCACCTCGACGCGCTCCACGACGCGGGCACCGGCATCGTCGTCGTCACCCACGACGTGCGCGACGTGCTCTCGCGGGCGGACCGCGTCGTCGGCCTCAGAGACGGACGGGTCGCCGTCGACGCCGACCCAGCAAAGGCCCGCGAGCGACTCGCCGACATCGACGTCCGGGTCCCGGAATGCTGA
- a CDS encoding biotin transporter BioY — MSERHESVELVPDTTVSHVAVAVLLAALTAVLSQVSIPLPGGVPFSFQPFPVFFAGLLLGPVWGGFSVLLYLVVGLAGAPVFSDGGAGVGYVLGPTGGFLVGFLLAAVVIGAVVHRSATPTPFGDISAAVAAVALVLALVPIYGVGVPWLADVQGWTLARAASFMAPFAVGDALKVALSVGIVAGGSETLDRLG; from the coding sequence ATGTCAGAGCGTCACGAATCGGTCGAACTCGTGCCGGACACGACAGTCTCCCACGTCGCAGTGGCGGTGTTGCTGGCCGCGCTGACGGCCGTCCTCTCCCAGGTCTCGATTCCGCTTCCGGGCGGGGTTCCCTTCTCCTTCCAGCCGTTCCCGGTCTTCTTCGCCGGGTTGTTGCTCGGCCCGGTCTGGGGCGGCTTCTCCGTTCTCCTGTATCTCGTCGTCGGCCTCGCCGGCGCGCCGGTGTTCTCCGACGGCGGGGCCGGCGTCGGCTACGTTCTCGGGCCGACCGGCGGCTTCCTCGTCGGGTTCCTGCTGGCGGCCGTGGTCATCGGTGCCGTCGTCCACCGGTCGGCCACGCCGACGCCCTTTGGCGACATCTCGGCCGCCGTCGCCGCCGTCGCGCTCGTCCTCGCGCTGGTGCCCATCTACGGCGTCGGCGTCCCCTGGCTCGCTGATGTCCAGGGGTGGACGCTGGCGCGGGCGGCGAGTTTCATGGCTCCCTTCGCCGTCGGTGACGCGCTGAAGGTCGCGCTGTCTGTCGGCATCGTCGCCGGGGGTAGCGAGACGCTCGACCGCCTCGGATGA
- a CDS encoding DUF5788 family protein, with the protein MDEAQREELLARINSQGATIGAQIPDTITLAGDELHLSEFLIETRKVDRIPPEAEEKLTEAKRALREARARRVERLETESLALDTAEAIADEVVGIDRALNALENIRHPDFGDHAHSAKIADHKKWLGFLDTVRR; encoded by the coding sequence ATGGACGAGGCACAGCGGGAGGAACTGCTCGCACGTATCAACAGTCAGGGAGCGACAATCGGTGCACAGATTCCCGACACCATCACTCTCGCCGGTGACGAACTCCACCTCAGCGAGTTCCTGATAGAGACGCGGAAGGTCGACCGCATCCCCCCGGAGGCCGAGGAGAAACTCACCGAGGCAAAGCGGGCACTCCGGGAAGCCCGCGCCCGCCGCGTGGAGCGGCTGGAGACGGAGTCGCTGGCCCTCGACACCGCCGAGGCCATCGCCGACGAGGTGGTCGGCATCGACCGCGCGCTCAACGCCCTGGAGAACATCCGCCATCCCGACTTTGGCGACCACGCCCACAGCGCGAAGATAGCGGACCACAAGAAGTGGCTCGGCTTCCTCGATACCGTCCGCCGGTAG
- a CDS encoding 30S ribosomal protein S7 translates to MSADQPDPEAPGNEEETSNAKLFGTWSVDDIEYHDPSTERYITVTPIAHTMGRHADKQFKKSEISIVERLVNRLMQTEENTGKKQMATKITREAFESIHNRTDENPVQVLARAVENSAPREETVRLKYGGISVPKAVDISPQRRVDQALKFLAEGVYNDSFKTDTDVAEALANQLIGAANNDVGTYAVNQKEEKERVAAAAR, encoded by the coding sequence ATGAGCGCAGATCAGCCCGACCCGGAGGCTCCCGGGAACGAGGAAGAGACGAGCAACGCGAAGCTCTTCGGCACGTGGTCGGTCGACGACATCGAGTACCACGACCCGTCGACGGAGCGGTACATCACCGTCACGCCCATCGCGCACACGATGGGCCGCCACGCCGACAAGCAGTTCAAGAAGAGCGAAATCAGCATCGTCGAGCGGCTCGTCAACCGCCTGATGCAGACCGAGGAGAACACCGGCAAAAAGCAGATGGCCACGAAGATAACCCGCGAGGCCTTCGAGTCCATCCACAACCGGACCGACGAGAACCCGGTGCAGGTGCTCGCCCGCGCCGTCGAGAACTCCGCGCCGCGGGAGGAGACCGTCCGCCTGAAGTACGGTGGCATCTCCGTCCCGAAGGCCGTCGACATCTCGCCGCAGCGGCGCGTCGACCAGGCGCTGAAGTTCCTCGCCGAGGGCGTCTACAACGACTCCTTCAAGACCGACACCGACGTCGCCGAGGCGCTGGCCAACCAGCTCATCGGTGCCGCCAACAACGACGTCGGCACCTACGCGGTCAACCAGAAAGAAGAGAAAGAGCGCGTCGCGGCCGCCGCGCGGTAA
- a CDS encoding 30S ribosomal protein S12 yields MANGKYAARKLKKDRQKHRWSDSKYARRERGLREKSDPLEGAPQGRGIVLEKVGIEAKQPNSAIRKCVRVQLIKNGKQVTAFCPGDGAISFIDEHDEVTIAGIGGAKGRAMGDLSGVNYKVEKVNGVSMIELVRGNAEKPVR; encoded by the coding sequence ATGGCGAACGGCAAGTACGCCGCGCGCAAGCTCAAGAAGGACCGCCAGAAACACCGGTGGTCCGACTCCAAATACGCGCGCCGCGAGCGGGGTCTGCGGGAGAAGTCCGACCCCCTCGAGGGCGCGCCACAGGGGCGCGGCATCGTACTGGAGAAGGTCGGTATCGAAGCGAAACAGCCCAACTCGGCAATCCGGAAGTGCGTCCGGGTCCAGCTCATCAAGAACGGCAAGCAGGTGACGGCGTTCTGTCCCGGTGACGGCGCTATCTCCTTCATCGACGAGCACGACGAGGTCACCATCGCCGGCATCGGCGGGGCGAAGGGTCGTGCGATGGGCGACCTCTCGGGCGTGAACTACAAGGTCGAGAAGGTCAACGGCGTCTCGATGATCGAACTGGTGCGCGGCAACGCGGAGAAGCCGGTGCGATAA
- a CDS encoding winged helix-turn-helix domain-containing protein encodes MSSERIVDSLDPADAFAALSDPKRVDILEALWRADDQTATFSELREAADIRDSGQFNYHLTKLADRFVRKGEDGYRLTLAGRHVVGSLLVGAYTTSEGMEPVPLDDPCPFCGGTWTFHYEDERVRIDCEECGLGIDLDVPPGVFAGYDREAAPDVAKRYVRLQLRTASHGFCPLCEYRIEPRVVEPEDTGFADVEFPLVHYTCERCGEEVIAEVGTALVEHPSVVAFFYDHGVDVEAAPLSQFVATDDRSEVRRRDPLEVAVSFECEDETLTVVVDEQFRVLSTDRS; translated from the coding sequence ATGAGCAGCGAGCGAATCGTCGACTCCCTCGACCCCGCCGACGCCTTCGCGGCCCTCTCGGACCCGAAACGGGTCGACATCCTCGAAGCCCTCTGGCGGGCCGACGACCAGACGGCGACGTTCTCCGAACTCCGCGAGGCCGCCGACATCCGCGACTCCGGGCAGTTCAACTACCACCTGACCAAACTCGCCGACCGCTTCGTCCGGAAGGGCGAGGACGGTTATCGGCTGACGCTGGCCGGCCGCCACGTCGTCGGCAGCCTCCTCGTGGGCGCGTACACGACCAGCGAAGGGATGGAACCCGTCCCGCTGGACGACCCCTGCCCCTTCTGTGGCGGCACCTGGACGTTCCACTACGAGGACGAGCGCGTCCGCATCGACTGCGAGGAGTGCGGGCTGGGCATCGACCTCGACGTCCCGCCGGGCGTCTTCGCCGGCTACGACAGGGAGGCGGCACCCGACGTCGCGAAGCGCTACGTTCGCCTGCAGTTGCGCACGGCGAGTCACGGCTTCTGTCCCCTCTGTGAGTACCGCATCGAACCACGAGTCGTCGAACCCGAGGACACGGGCTTCGCGGACGTCGAGTTCCCGCTCGTGCACTACACATGCGAGCGGTGCGGCGAGGAGGTCATCGCAGAAGTCGGGACGGCCCTCGTGGAACACCCGTCCGTGGTAGCGTTCTTCTACGACCACGGCGTCGACGTCGAGGCGGCACCCCTCTCGCAGTTCGTCGCCACGGACGACCGGTCCGAGGTTCGACGGCGCGACCCACTGGAGGTCGCAGTCTCCTTCGAATGCGAGGACGAGACGCTGACCGTCGTGGTCGACGAGCAGTTCCGCGTCCTGTCGACCGACCGCTCCTGA
- a CDS encoding NusA-like transcription termination signal-binding factor, with protein sequence MTVRLSDEARQLMALFEEETDATVRDCIVDDEYDRVIFLVATGQMGQAIGADGEYVRGVEERIGKPIKLVEDAEHPEDFVANALEPAAVYNVTISENGDRLAYVEVAQEDRGAAIGKDGRNIDAARTLAERHHDIDGIELT encoded by the coding sequence ATGACGGTTCGCCTCTCGGACGAAGCGCGCCAGCTGATGGCGCTGTTCGAGGAGGAGACAGATGCGACCGTCCGGGACTGCATCGTCGACGACGAGTACGACCGGGTCATCTTCCTGGTTGCAACCGGACAGATGGGACAGGCCATCGGCGCGGACGGGGAGTACGTCCGCGGCGTCGAGGAGCGAATCGGTAAACCGATAAAACTCGTCGAGGACGCCGAGCACCCGGAAGATTTCGTCGCGAACGCCCTGGAACCGGCGGCGGTGTACAACGTCACGATAAGCGAGAACGGCGACCGCCTGGCCTACGTCGAGGTGGCCCAGGAGGACCGCGGCGCGGCCATCGGGAAGGACGGCCGGAACATCGACGCCGCCCGCACGCTCGCCGAACGGCACCACGACATCGACGGCATCGAGCTGACCTGA
- the rpoA2 gene encoding DNA-directed RNA polymerase subunit A'', which produces MTDYDVSDDIEALVEDTELPRRLKDEVYRTLEDRDPTLEQANEIAQAVETKYLNTRVDPLDPVGTVSAQSIGEPGTQMTMNTFHYAGVAEIDVTQGLPRLIELVDARKEPDTPMMTVHLDGEYAEDRERAHEVVWNIEATKILQLGDVSTNVADMLVRVALNEETLLERWPTVDDPGEVAEEIASKIESKLGVETQRRGLVIEFGPEEPSYRDLLQLVEELSDIVFKGIEEISRVVIRKEETDEGEEFVLYTEGSDFGEVLGIEGVDASRTTCNNIHEIHKNLGIEAAREAIIEETMNTLEEQGLDDVNIRHLMLVADIMTNEGTIESIGRHGISGSKDSVLARAAFEVTVNHLLDAAVHGEVDDLNGVTENVIVGKPIKLGTGDVDLRMSAGKSESESAD; this is translated from the coding sequence ATGACCGACTACGACGTTTCCGACGACATCGAGGCGCTCGTGGAGGACACGGAGCTTCCGCGACGGCTCAAAGACGAGGTGTACCGCACGCTCGAAGACCGCGACCCGACGCTGGAACAGGCCAACGAGATCGCCCAGGCCGTCGAGACGAAGTACCTCAACACCCGCGTCGACCCGCTGGACCCCGTCGGGACCGTCTCGGCACAGTCCATCGGTGAACCCGGGACCCAGATGACGATGAACACGTTCCACTACGCGGGCGTCGCGGAGATCGACGTCACGCAGGGCCTGCCCAGGCTCATCGAGCTTGTGGACGCCCGGAAGGAGCCGGACACGCCGATGATGACCGTCCACCTCGACGGCGAGTACGCGGAGGACCGCGAGCGCGCCCACGAGGTCGTCTGGAACATCGAGGCGACGAAGATTCTCCAGCTCGGTGACGTCTCAACGAACGTCGCGGACATGCTCGTCCGCGTCGCGCTCAACGAGGAGACGCTGCTGGAGCGGTGGCCGACCGTCGACGACCCCGGCGAGGTCGCCGAGGAGATCGCCAGCAAGATAGAGTCCAAACTGGGCGTCGAGACCCAGCGCCGCGGGCTCGTCATCGAGTTCGGCCCCGAGGAGCCGTCGTACCGCGACCTCCTCCAGCTGGTCGAGGAACTCTCCGACATCGTCTTCAAGGGGATCGAGGAGATCTCCCGCGTCGTCATCCGCAAGGAGGAGACCGACGAGGGCGAGGAGTTCGTCCTCTACACGGAGGGGTCGGACTTCGGCGAGGTCCTCGGCATCGAGGGCGTCGACGCTTCCCGGACCACCTGTAACAACATCCACGAGATTCACAAGAACCTCGGCATCGAAGCCGCCCGGGAGGCAATCATCGAGGAGACGATGAACACGCTCGAAGAGCAGGGGCTGGACGACGTGAACATCCGCCACCTGATGCTGGTCGCGGACATCATGACCAACGAGGGCACCATCGAGTCCATCGGCCGCCACGGCATCTCGGGCTCGAAGGACTCCGTGCTCGCGCGGGCAGCCTTCGAGGTGACGGTGAACCACCTGCTCGACGCGGCGGTCCACGGCGAGGTCGACGACCTCAACGGCGTCACGGAGAACGTCATCGTCGGCAAGCCCATCAAACTCGGCACCGGCGACGTGGACCTGCGCATGAGCGCGGGGAAGTCGGAGTCGGAGAGCGCCGACTGA
- a CDS encoding DNA-directed RNA polymerase subunit A', translating into MSQHAPKEIHRLSFGLMDPEEYREMSATKVITADTYDDDGFPIDMGLMDPRLGVIDPGLECKTCGKHSGSCNGHFGHIELAAPVIHVGFNKLIRRLLRGTCRNCSRLTPVDGGKYADEGRVDLDAASQAADDQLDEFRRNLREARDLGKDLSDELKSAMRTCRRSSTDTKKERCPYCGEVQYDIKHEKPTTYYEVQRVLSSDYPERIAAAMEPEEEDDERITPNDLSDRTGIEPSRVQEILSGSFRPREEDREAIEDVLDVDLTEEDMNKLMPSDIRDWFEDIPDEDLEVIGMDPEKSRPEWMILTVLPVPPVTARPSITLDNGQRSEDDLTHKLVDIIRINQRFMENREAGAPQLIIEDLWELLQYHVTTFMDNEISGTPPARHRSGRPLKTLSQRLKGKEGRFRGSLSGKRVNFSARTVISPDPTLSLNEVGVPDRVAKEMTQTMNVNERNLDKARRYVRNGPEAHPGANYVRRPDGRRLKVTEKNCEELSEKVEAGWEVSRHLIDGDIVIFNRQPSLHRMSIMAHEVVVMPYKTFRLNTVVCPPYNADFDGDEMNMHALQNEEARAEARVLMRVQEQMLSPRFGENILGAIQDHVTGTYLLTNTNPEFNETQALDLLRTTRIDELPEPDGVDDTGTEYWTGRTIFSELLPSGLDLEFTSSAGDTVVIEDGQLVSGTIDEDAVGAFGGEIVDTIAKQHSKTRGRIFINEVSSLAVRTIMHFGFSIGIDDESIPEEAEAQIDEAIDEANARVEELIETYDRGELESLPGRTVDETLEMKIMQALGKARDSAGNIAEEHFSDDNPAVIMAESGARGSMLNLTQMAGCVGQQAVRGERINRGYEDRTLSHFEPDDLSSEAHGFVEASYREGLDPKEFFFHAMGGREGLVDTAVRTSKSGYLQRRLINALSELETQYDGTVRDTSDTVVQFEFGEDGTSPVEVSSGMDEAAVDVEEIADQVLDSEFESEADKEQFLGGKAERTNLSEHADDWWMAQGDD; encoded by the coding sequence ATGAGCCAGCACGCACCCAAAGAAATCCACCGGCTGAGTTTCGGCCTGATGGACCCCGAGGAGTACCGCGAGATGAGCGCCACCAAGGTCATCACGGCCGACACCTACGACGACGACGGCTTCCCCATCGACATGGGGCTGATGGACCCCCGGCTGGGCGTCATCGACCCCGGCCTGGAGTGCAAGACCTGCGGCAAGCACTCCGGTTCCTGTAACGGTCACTTCGGCCACATCGAACTGGCCGCGCCGGTCATCCACGTCGGCTTCAACAAGCTCATCCGCCGCCTGCTCCGTGGCACCTGCCGGAACTGTTCCCGGCTGACGCCCGTCGACGGCGGCAAGTACGCCGACGAGGGCCGCGTCGACCTCGACGCGGCGAGTCAGGCGGCCGACGACCAGCTCGACGAGTTCCGGCGGAACCTCCGGGAGGCCCGCGACCTCGGGAAGGACCTGAGCGACGAACTCAAGTCGGCGATGCGGACCTGCCGGCGCTCCTCGACGGACACCAAGAAGGAGCGCTGTCCCTACTGCGGCGAGGTCCAGTACGACATCAAACACGAGAAGCCGACCACGTACTACGAGGTCCAGCGCGTCCTGTCGTCGGACTACCCGGAACGCATCGCCGCCGCGATGGAACCCGAAGAGGAGGACGACGAGCGCATCACGCCCAACGACCTCTCGGACCGCACCGGTATCGAGCCGAGCCGCGTCCAGGAGATTCTCTCCGGGTCGTTCCGCCCGCGCGAGGAGGACCGCGAGGCCATCGAGGACGTGCTCGACGTCGACCTCACCGAGGAGGACATGAACAAGCTGATGCCCTCGGACATCCGCGACTGGTTCGAGGACATCCCGGACGAGGACCTGGAGGTCATCGGGATGGACCCCGAAAAGTCCCGTCCCGAGTGGATGATTCTGACCGTCCTGCCGGTGCCGCCGGTGACGGCCCGTCCCTCGATTACGCTGGACAACGGCCAGCGCTCCGAGGACGACCTGACCCACAAGCTGGTGGACATCATCCGCATCAACCAGCGGTTCATGGAGAACCGCGAGGCCGGTGCGCCCCAGCTCATCATCGAGGACCTCTGGGAACTGCTGCAGTACCACGTCACGACGTTCATGGACAACGAGATTTCGGGGACGCCGCCCGCCCGACACCGCTCGGGCCGGCCGCTGAAGACCCTCTCACAGCGCCTGAAGGGCAAGGAGGGTCGCTTCCGTGGCTCGCTGTCCGGCAAGCGCGTGAACTTCTCCGCCCGGACCGTCATCTCGCCGGACCCGACGCTGTCGCTGAACGAGGTCGGGGTTCCCGACCGGGTCGCCAAGGAGATGACCCAGACGATGAACGTCAACGAGCGGAACCTGGACAAGGCCCGCCGCTACGTCCGCAACGGGCCTGAAGCCCACCCGGGTGCGAACTACGTCCGACGGCCGGACGGCCGCCGCCTGAAGGTCACCGAGAAGAACTGCGAGGAACTCTCGGAGAAGGTCGAAGCGGGCTGGGAGGTCTCGCGGCACCTCATCGACGGCGACATCGTCATCTTCAACCGGCAGCCGTCGCTGCACCGGATGTCCATCATGGCCCACGAAGTGGTCGTGATGCCGTACAAGACGTTCCGCCTGAACACCGTCGTCTGTCCGCCGTACAACGCCGACTTCGACGGCGACGAGATGAACATGCACGCCCTCCAGAACGAGGAGGCCCGTGCGGAGGCCCGCGTCCTGATGCGCGTGCAGGAACAGATGCTCTCGCCGCGCTTCGGCGAGAACATCCTCGGGGCCATCCAGGACCACGTCACCGGGACTTACCTGCTGACGAACACGAATCCGGAGTTCAACGAGACGCAGGCGCTGGACCTGCTGCGGACGACCCGCATCGACGAACTGCCGGAGCCGGACGGCGTCGACGACACCGGCACCGAGTACTGGACCGGCCGGACCATCTTCTCGGAACTGCTGCCCTCCGGCCTGGACCTGGAGTTCACGTCGTCGGCCGGCGACACGGTCGTCATCGAGGACGGCCAGCTGGTCTCCGGGACCATCGACGAGGACGCCGTCGGCGCGTTCGGCGGCGAAATCGTCGACACCATCGCCAAGCAACACTCCAAGACCCGCGGGCGCATCTTCATCAACGAGGTGTCGTCGCTCGCGGTCCGGACCATCATGCACTTCGGGTTCTCCATCGGTATCGACGACGAGTCCATCCCGGAGGAGGCCGAGGCGCAGATCGACGAGGCCATCGACGAGGCCAACGCCCGCGTCGAGGAACTCATCGAGACCTACGACCGCGGCGAACTCGAATCGCTGCCGGGCCGCACCGTCGACGAGACGCTGGAGATGAAGATCATGCAGGCGCTGGGCAAGGCCCGCGACAGCGCGGGGAACATCGCCGAGGAGCACTTCAGCGACGACAACCCGGCGGTCATCATGGCCGAGTCCGGGGCGCGTGGCTCGATGCTGAACCTCACGCAGATGGCCGGCTGTGTCGGCCAGCAGGCAGTCCGCGGCGAGCGCATCAACCGCGGCTACGAGGACCGCACGCTCTCCCACTTCGAGCCGGACGACCTCTCCTCGGAGGCCCACGGCTTCGTGGAGGCCTCCTACCGCGAGGGGCTGGACCCCAAGGAGTTCTTCTTCCACGCGATGGGCGGCCGCGAGGGGCTGGTCGACACGGCAGTCCGGACCTCCAAGTCCGGCTACCTGCAGCGCCGGCTCATCAACGCGCTGTCGGAACTGGAGACGCAGTACGACGGTACGGTCCGGGACACCTCCGATACCGTCGTCCAGTTCGAGTTCGGCGAGGACGGCACCTCGCCGGTCGAAGTGTCGAGCGGGATGGACGAGGCCGCGGTCGACGTGGAGGAAATCGCCGACCAGGTGCTCGACTCCGAGTTCGAGAGCGAGGCCGACAAAGAGCAGTTCCTCGGCGGGAAGGCCGAGCGGACCAACCTCTCCGAGCACGCCGACGACTGGTGGATGGCTCAGGGGGACGACTGA